AGCACTACCCGCATAATCGTCTGTAACTTGGTGGCGCCAAGCCCCAGAGACGCTTCCCGGTACGTGTCGGGCACGCTTCTGAGGGCTTCTTCGGTGGTGCTGATAATGACCGGAAGCGACATGGCGACCAGGGTTAAGGAGCCTGCTAGGATGCTGACCCCGAGTTTCAGGTAGGTGACAAAAAACGCCAGGCCGAACAGACCGAACACCACGGACGGGACCCCGGCAAGATTGCTGATTCCCAAGCGGATGATTCTCAGGGTTTTACCGGGTTGGGCATATTCGCTCAGATAAATGGCCGATGCCACCCCGATGGGAAAGGCCACGATGATGGCGCCCAGGCTCAGGCAAATGGTTCCTACGATGCAGGGCAGGATGCCCCCCTTGGTCATGGAGTCAAACGGTGCCTGGGTGAGAAAGGTCCAGGTAATCGCACGCCATCCGTTTGCCACCATGAAATATAAAATAATCACCAGCGCGAGCCCATTGATGACGGCAGCCGTCCGGAAACCGTTGAACACGACCTTTTCCATAATCCGTCGCCGGGGCTGGAGGTAATACCGGGGTTTGACATGATCCGCAGACGGTTTTAAGATCCCGGTATCCGACGCCTGCGGGGGCGATGTCGTGTTTGTTTTTCTGGTTGTGGTATGGTTCATGTGACTTGTAAGTCCTGTTAAGGGAATCTGGCTGTTGAATTTCAGAAATTTTGAGCTATTGGCCGTAATATGCTGATATTATGAAAAAATGTCTCACGCAAAGGCGCAAAGGCGCAAAATTTTTTGTGGCTTAAAAACCACAACATCACGCTACGGCAATGCACACGTGTCGCCGCCCTGGCGGGGGCTTTAGAAATATTGTTAATTTTGTTATCCACGGGCTTACGCCCGTGGCTACGGCGTACCGCCCTCTGCAAGGGCTCCCCGAAAAAAATACCTGTAACCCCACATCGTTGAGAATGCATACAGCAAATCTGAGGGTGTTTTTTTTGCGCCTTTGCGCCTTTGCGCCTTTGCGCCTTTGCGCCTTTGCGTGAAAATTGTTTTTCTCCCGGCTATTAAATTAGGCATTGTGCTGTTTTAACAAAGTTATAGGGACGCCTCACCGGTTTGTTTGTACTTATGGGCAATATGATCCGCGATCAGGTTGAACATGAACGTAAACAGAAACAGCACGATTCCCGTGGCAAACAGGGCGTAATAATGGTCACCCCGGAACGGGGCTTCGGCCATTTCCGCCGCGATGCTGGCCGGCAGGGGGCGGACGGGATCGAACAGGGATTCCGGGACCATGGCAGCGCCACCGGCGACCATCAGAACGACCATGGTCTCTCCGATAGCCCGGGACATGCCGAGAATGATCGCTGTGCTGACGCCGGAGGCCGATGCCGGAAGAACGACCCGGATGATGGTTTCCAGCCGGGTTGCGCCCAGTGCCAGGGAGGCTTCCTTGAGGCTCGAAGGAACGCTGTAAATGGCATCCTCGGAAATGCTGCAGATGGTAGGGATGGCCATGAATGCAAGCATCAATGCAGCATTGAAAAGGTTGAGCCCCGTTGCGATCCCGAATACATCCTGGAGGAATGGGGCCACCACCACCATTCCGAAAAAACCGATGACGACCGACGGCAGCGCCGCCAGCAGTTCCACAAGCGGTTTGACGATTTCCCGAATACGGAAAGAGGCAATTTCAGCCAGATACACCGCAGTCATTACCCCCAGAGGAACTGACATGGCTGCCGACACGACCGTGACCAGCACCGATGCGCTGATGAGTGCAAATATGCCGAAATCCGGCGGATCAGAGGTCGGGTACCAGTATCTGCCGAAAATAAAGTCACTGATGGATACTTTCGAAAATATCGGAAGTCCCTCTCTGAACAAAAATGCGACAATCAGCAGAAGAATGGTGATCGAAGCGGTGGCAACTATGAAAAAAACATACCGCATCAATCGTTCTTTCAATAATCTGTTCACCAGCATGATTCCTCTTCAGATTGACCGTGATTTTTTTTGCGCCTTTGCGTGAGAATTATTTTTCTACCGGCCTGATGTTAATAAAGCGGTACAAAACCGACTTCTTTGACCAGTTTCTGGCCTTTTTCAGGGTTGGTGACGTAATTGATGAATTTGGAGGTTTCTCCGGTCGGCCAGCCTTTGGTAAACATGAACAGGGCGCGGCTGATCGGGAAAGAACCGTCCAGCGTACTTTCCACGGAAGCGCTTACGTTATTTACTGTCAGGGCTTTGATCGTATTGTTCAGATAACCGATTCCGACGTACCCGATTGCGTTTTTGTTTTTGGAAACCGTCTGGCTGACGGCGCCGTTGGAGGCCTGAAGGAGTGCGCCTGGAAATACGCGCTCTTTTTCCATAATTTTTTCCTCCCAGACCTCATAGGTTCCGGAAGAGGTGTCCCGGGATACCACGACAATTTTCCGGTCAGGGCCGCCGACCTTTTCCCAGTTTCGGATTTTTCCCATATAAATATCTTTCAGCTGAGACATGCTCAGATCCGGGATCGGATTGCCCGGGTGTACCACCGGAACAATACAGTCGTAGGCAACCGCAAACGGTACCGGATAAACGCCTTTTTCAACGGCCATCTTGATTTCCTTGTCCTTGATAAACCGTGAGCTGTCCGCGATATCAGTGGCCCCGTCTATAATCGCCTTGATGCCGTTTCCGGATCCGCCGCCGGAAATGGAAATGCTGACATCCGGGTTGTCTTTCATGTATGCTTCTGCGATTTTCTGGGCCACAGGCAGCACGGTGGTCGATCCTTTGATCACAATGTTTTCCGCCAACGCCGGGGATATGGCCAGTGCGCATGTGATTATAAAAATGGCTGCCAGATATGTAAGTCGTTTCATGAGAATTCTCCTTTTTGTTAAGGTGGCTATTAAAAGCCTGTTAAATCGGGTTGTAACCGTTCATAACTATCAAAGCTATTTTTCGGATTGACGTTGAACGTAACCTACAGGTCAATTATTAGTCGGGTGTTAACCGTGTATTAGAAATGAGTAAAAAAAGACGGGTCTATGAAATTTCAGAAATATTCGAAAAGTCCGTTATCTGCGCCGATAGGGTCTTAGAAACAGTAGGACGAGCATTTAAAGGATTTCAGACGTTCGGAGGAACATCAGTTTTTTCCGAGGCGAAATCCATATGTTTTATTATAGGTGTAGAAATTATCAAAGTCAAAATATGCTGGCTTTGTAAAGAGCTGGATTTTAGCGTTTTAACGTCGTCCTTTCAGGACTCAATTTTGTGTGTTTAATAAACCGGTGGTTAAAACCACCGGCTATACGACTCAACCCCTGTCGGGGTTTGTATTGCATCAATTTTGACGGTCTCATAAAGAGCAAAATTTGTGATGGCAAAGTAAAAATTCCGGGGTGTCGCAAATCCAGAGGAATGAACCGGCATCCCCCCGGATTGTGCTGGAGAAGCCGGGAACGGGCTGGACGGATCTCACGACGCTATGGCCGCGGTTATGATCAAGCCCGAATATTTCGCTTTTTTTGCATTCCCCTGAAAAGGCGGATTCAGTTATTTCAATAGGATAGGCGTTTCTATCTTTTCTTTAATCTGTGAAAATCTGTGGATAATGTTTTTTTCCATCTTTTGATTGATTTTATCCGTAGGTTATAGATTGTGTGACGCTGTGCTTGAGGGGCGGCAGTCTTGCTTCTTATCTTTTGCCTCAAACGAAGTGGTCCTCAAGCGATAGCGGTCCTAAGCCCGCCCGAAGGGCGCTATTTTGGGGGAGATGGATCGTGAATGTGCTGCCTTTGCCGGGCGTGCTGCTGACCGTCACATGCCCGCCATGCGCCTGAATGATATGCTTTACAA
The Desulfobacterales bacterium DNA segment above includes these coding regions:
- the pstA gene encoding phosphate ABC transporter permease PstA → MNHTTTRKTNTTSPPQASDTGILKPSADHVKPRYYLQPRRRIMEKVVFNGFRTAAVINGLALVIILYFMVANGWRAITWTFLTQAPFDSMTKGGILPCIVGTICLSLGAIIVAFPIGVASAIYLSEYAQPGKTLRIIRLGISNLAGVPSVVFGLFGLAFFVTYLKLGVSILAGSLTLVAMSLPVIISTTEEALRSVPDTYREASLGLGATKLQTIMRVVL
- a CDS encoding phosphate ABC transporter substrate-binding protein, producing MKRLTYLAAIFIITCALAISPALAENIVIKGSTTVLPVAQKIAEAYMKDNPDVSISISGGGSGNGIKAIIDGATDIADSSRFIKDKEIKMAVEKGVYPVPFAVAYDCIVPVVHPGNPIPDLSMSQLKDIYMGKIRNWEKVGGPDRKIVVVSRDTSSGTYEVWEEKIMEKERVFPGALLQASNGAVSQTVSKNKNAIGYVGIGYLNNTIKALTVNNVSASVESTLDGSFPISRALFMFTKGWPTGETSKFINYVTNPEKGQKLVKEVGFVPLY
- the pstC gene encoding phosphate ABC transporter permease subunit PstC, producing MLVNRLLKERLMRYVFFIVATASITILLLIVAFLFREGLPIFSKVSISDFIFGRYWYPTSDPPDFGIFALISASVLVTVVSAAMSVPLGVMTAVYLAEIASFRIREIVKPLVELLAALPSVVIGFFGMVVVAPFLQDVFGIATGLNLFNAALMLAFMAIPTICSISEDAIYSVPSSLKEASLALGATRLETIIRVVLPASASGVSTAIILGMSRAIGETMVVLMVAGGAAMVPESLFDPVRPLPASIAAEMAEAPFRGDHYYALFATGIVLFLFTFMFNLIADHIAHKYKQTGEASL